From a single Rhinolophus ferrumequinum isolate MPI-CBG mRhiFer1 chromosome 15, mRhiFer1_v1.p, whole genome shotgun sequence genomic region:
- the PPP5C gene encoding serine/threonine-protein phosphatase 5: MAMAEGERAECAEPPQDEPPADGALKRAEELKTQANDYFKAKDYENAIKFYSQAIELNPSNAIYYGNRSLAYLRTECYGYALADATRAIEIDKKYIKGYYRRAASNMALGKFRAALRDYETVVKVKPHDKDAKMKYQECNKIVKQKAFERAIAGDEHKRSVVDSLDIESMTIEDEYSGPKLEDGKVTITFMKELMQWYKDQKKLHRKCAYQILVQVKEVLSKLSTLVETTLKETEKITVCGDTHGQFYDLLNIFELNGLPSETNPYIFNGDFVDRGSFSVEVILTLFGFKLLYPDHFHLLRGNHETDNMNQIYGFEGEVKAKYTAQMYELFSEVFEWLPLAQCINGKVLIMHGGLFSEDGVTLDDIRKIERNRQPPDSGPMCDLLWSDPQPQNGRSVSKRGVSCQFGPDVTKAFLEENQLDYIIRSHEVKAEGYEVAHGGRCVTVFSAPNYCDQMGNKASYIHLRGSDLRPQFHQFTAVPHPDVKPMAYASTLLQLGMM; the protein is encoded by the exons ATGGCGATGGCGGAGGGTGAGAGGGCTGAGTGTGCTGAGCCCCCCCAAGACGAACCCCCGGCTGATGGCGCTCTGAAGCGGGCAGAGGAGCTCAAGACGCAGGCCAACGACTACTTCAAAG CCAAGGACTACGAGAACGCAATCAAATTCTACAGCCAGGCCATCGAGCTGAACCCCAGCAATGCCATCTACTATGGCAACCGCAGCCTGGCCTACCTGCGCACTGAGTGCTATGGCTACGCCCTGGCCGACGCCACGCGGGCCATTGAGATCGACAAGAAGTACATCAAGGGCTACTACCGCCGGGCCGCCAGCAACATGGCACTGGGCAAGTTCCGTGCCGCCCTGCGCGACTACGAGACG GTGGTGAAGGTTAAGCCCCACGACAAGGATGCCAAAATGAAATACCAGGAATGCAACAAGATCGTGAAGCAGAAGGCCTTCGAGCGGGCCATCGCGGGCGACGAGCACAAGCGCTCGGTCGTGGACTCACTGGACATCGAGAGCATGA CCATCGAGGATGAGTACAGCGGACCCAAGCTTGAGGACGGCAAAGTGACAATCACCTTCATGAAAGAGCTCATGCAGTGGTACAAGGACCAGAAAAAACTGCACAGGAAATGCGCCTACCAG ATTCTGGTACAGGTCAAAGAGGTCCTGTCCAAGCTGAGTACGCTCGTGGAGACCACACTCAAAGAG ACAGAGAAGATTACAGTGTGTGGGGACACCCATGGCCAGTTCTATGACCTCCTCAACATATTTGAACTCAACGGTTTACCCTCGGAGACCAACCCCTAT ATATTTAATGGCGACTTTGTGGACCGTGGCTCCTTCTCTGTAGAAGTGATCCTCACCCTTTTCGGCTTTAAGCTCCTGTATCCAGATCACTTTCACCTACTGCGAG GCAACCATGAGACGGACAACATGAACCAGATCTACGGCTTCGAGGGCGAGGTGAAGGCCAAGTACACTGCCCAGATGTATGAGCTCTTCAGCGAGGTGTTCGAGTGGCTCCCGCTGGCCCAGTGCATCAATGGCAAAGTGCTG ATTATGCACGGGGGCTTGTTCAGTGAAGACGGCGTCACCCTGGACGATATCAGGAAGATCGAGCGGAATCGGCAGCCCCCAGATTCAG GTCCCATGTGCGACCTACTCTGGTCAGACCCCCAGCCACAG AACGGGCGCTCGGTCAGTAAGCGGGGCGTGAGCTGCCAGTTTGGGCCCGACGTCACCAaggccttcctggaggagaaCCAGCTGGACTACATCATCCGCAGCCACGAGGTCAAGGCCGAGGGCTATGAGGTGGCGCATGGCGGCCGCTGCGTCACCGTCTTCTCCGCCCCCAACTACTG